The following coding sequences lie in one Microbacterium sp. XT11 genomic window:
- a CDS encoding NYN domain-containing protein, giving the protein MAESPDARVAVYLDFDNIVISWYDRVHGRNSYGKDRQRITENPNDPEVAERLKAAMIEVGAIIDYAASFGTLVLTRAYADWSSPVNAEYRSQLVARAVDLVQLFPAAAYAKNGADIRLAVDAVEDMFRLPDLTHVVIVAGDSDYVPLAQRCKRLGRYVIGVGVSGSTAKSLAAACDEFESYDSLPGVVRPAKATAAASEADAVTQKAKAKPGTRASKAKPQKVDEQQEATELLERALRLGHDKADADEWLHSSAVKTHMRRMDPSFSEKALGYRSFSDFLKSRDDIAELEETGHERLVRLREPAA; this is encoded by the coding sequence ATGGCTGAGTCGCCCGACGCGCGCGTCGCGGTCTACCTCGACTTCGACAACATCGTCATCTCCTGGTATGACCGCGTCCACGGCCGCAACTCATACGGCAAGGACCGCCAGCGCATCACCGAGAATCCCAACGACCCCGAGGTCGCCGAGCGCCTCAAGGCGGCGATGATCGAGGTCGGCGCGATCATCGACTACGCCGCGTCGTTCGGAACCCTCGTGCTCACGCGCGCCTACGCGGACTGGTCCTCGCCCGTGAACGCCGAGTACCGGTCGCAGCTCGTCGCGCGCGCCGTCGATCTCGTGCAGCTGTTCCCCGCCGCGGCCTATGCCAAGAACGGGGCCGACATCCGGCTGGCCGTCGACGCGGTCGAGGACATGTTCCGCCTCCCCGACCTCACCCACGTCGTGATCGTCGCGGGCGACAGCGACTACGTCCCGCTGGCGCAGCGCTGCAAGCGCCTCGGTCGATACGTCATCGGCGTGGGGGTGTCGGGGTCGACGGCCAAGTCGCTCGCGGCGGCGTGCGACGAGTTCGAGTCCTACGACTCCCTGCCCGGCGTGGTGCGGCCGGCCAAGGCGACCGCCGCCGCGAGCGAGGCCGATGCCGTGACGCAGAAGGCGAAGGCGAAGCCCGGCACGCGGGCGTCGAAGGCCAAGCCGCAGAAGGTCGACGAGCAGCAGGAGGCGACGGAGCTGCTGGAGCGGGCGCTGCGCCTGGGGCACGACAAGGCGGACGCGGACGAGTGGCTGCACAGCTCGGCCGTGAAGACCCACATGCGACGCATGGACCCGTCGTTCAGCGAGAAGGCTCTCGGCTACCGCTCGTTCTCCGACTTCCTCAAGTCCCGCGACGACATCGCCGAGCTCGAGGAGACAGGGCACGAGCGCCTGGTCAGGCTCCGCGAGCCCGCGGCCTGA
- a CDS encoding sugar phosphate isomerase/epimerase family protein, translating to MTIQTSLQLFTIKEQLDADLDGALAQVAARGFRAVEPYDFVHRAEALAAALTACGLTAPSGHAFLASDSFVNPDGSGTTLPVPAPAEVFAAARVLGMGTVIDPYTEPSRWESVAQIEETARLLNAAAEIGESMGIRVGYHNHAHELEATFDGVTGLEVLAGLLDERVVLEVDLYWVARAGVDPVALLERLGRRVIAVHAKDGTFDPALVNAYPPADQVPAGDGEVPLVEAAAAAPALELAIVEFDHYAGDLFDAIERSRVYLDEKVAS from the coding sequence GTGACGATCCAGACTTCCCTTCAGCTGTTCACGATCAAGGAGCAGCTGGATGCCGACCTCGACGGTGCGCTCGCGCAGGTGGCGGCTCGCGGCTTCCGCGCCGTCGAGCCGTACGACTTCGTGCACCGTGCCGAGGCGCTCGCCGCCGCGCTCACGGCGTGCGGGCTCACGGCTCCGTCGGGGCACGCGTTCCTCGCCTCCGATTCCTTCGTCAACCCCGACGGCAGCGGGACCACGCTGCCGGTGCCTGCGCCCGCCGAGGTGTTCGCCGCGGCGCGCGTTCTGGGCATGGGGACCGTGATCGACCCGTACACCGAGCCGTCCCGCTGGGAGTCGGTGGCGCAGATCGAGGAGACGGCGCGCCTGCTCAACGCGGCAGCCGAGATCGGCGAGAGCATGGGCATCCGGGTCGGGTACCACAATCACGCGCACGAGCTCGAGGCGACCTTCGACGGCGTCACGGGTCTCGAGGTGCTCGCGGGGCTGCTCGACGAGCGTGTCGTGCTGGAGGTCGACCTGTACTGGGTGGCGCGCGCGGGCGTCGACCCCGTGGCGCTGCTGGAGCGTCTCGGTCGTCGTGTGATCGCCGTGCACGCCAAGGACGGCACCTTCGACCCCGCGCTCGTGAACGCCTACCCGCCGGCGGACCAGGTCCCGGCGGGCGACGGGGAGGTCCCTCTGGTCGAGGCCGCGGCGGCGGCTCCGGCGCTCGAACTCGCGATCGTCGAGTTCGACCACTACGCGGGCGACCTGTTCGACGCGATCGAGCGCAGCCGCGTCTATCTCGACGAGAAGGTGGCGAGCTGA
- a CDS encoding Gfo/Idh/MocA family protein, with protein MTGLRWGILATGGIAGAFASDLRTAGLDLVAVGSRSQESADSFAARFDIPRAHATYDDLVADPEVDIVYVSTPHPMHHANARLALEAGKHVLVEKAFTLNRAEAEDLRALGAERGLLVMEAMWTRYLPHMARIREIIAAGTLGEIRAVSADHTQLLPSDPSHRLNALELGGGALLDLGIYPVSFIWDVLGAPTSVHAVGRLVETGADAEVATIMTHEGGAVSTSLSSSRAAGPNTATVIGTAARIEIDRVWYTPTSFRVILPDGTVQEEYVSEVAGRGMQYQAIAAERYVTDGTLDSDLLPAAESVAIMGTLDEIRSQIGVRYPREEATHG; from the coding sequence ATGACTGGACTTCGTTGGGGAATCCTCGCGACCGGCGGCATCGCCGGCGCCTTCGCATCCGACCTCCGCACGGCGGGCCTCGACCTCGTGGCCGTCGGCTCACGGTCGCAGGAGTCGGCCGACTCGTTCGCCGCACGCTTCGACATCCCGCGGGCCCACGCGACATACGACGACCTCGTCGCAGACCCCGAGGTCGACATCGTCTACGTCTCCACACCGCACCCCATGCACCACGCCAACGCCCGCCTGGCGCTCGAGGCAGGCAAGCACGTGCTCGTCGAGAAGGCCTTCACGCTCAACCGGGCCGAGGCCGAAGACCTGCGCGCGCTCGGCGCCGAGCGCGGCCTCCTCGTGATGGAGGCCATGTGGACCCGGTACCTTCCCCACATGGCGCGCATCCGCGAGATCATCGCAGCGGGCACGCTCGGCGAGATCAGGGCGGTGTCGGCCGATCACACCCAGCTCCTCCCGTCCGATCCGTCCCATCGCCTCAACGCCCTCGAACTCGGCGGCGGCGCCCTTCTCGACCTGGGCATCTACCCGGTCTCGTTCATCTGGGACGTTCTCGGAGCGCCGACCAGCGTGCACGCCGTCGGACGCCTCGTCGAGACCGGCGCCGACGCCGAGGTGGCGACGATCATGACGCACGAGGGCGGCGCCGTCTCGACGAGCCTGTCGTCCTCGCGAGCCGCGGGCCCCAACACGGCGACCGTCATCGGCACGGCAGCGCGGATCGAGATCGACCGGGTCTGGTACACCCCCACGTCGTTCCGCGTGATCCTGCCGGACGGCACGGTGCAGGAGGAGTACGTGTCGGAGGTGGCGGGACGCGGCATGCAGTACCAGGCCATCGCCGCCGAGCGCTACGTGACCGACGGGACGCTCGACTCCGATCTGCTGCCGGCCGCGGAGAGCGTCGCCATCATGGGCACGCTCGACGAGATCCGCTCCCAGATCGGCGTCCGATACCCCCGCGAGGAGGCGACGCATGGCTGA
- a CDS encoding Gfo/Idh/MocA family protein, translating to MAIGQGPVGVGLIGAGNISDQYLTNLTSFPDVRVVAIGDLVEERARAQADRYGVPRAGAVDAVLDDPEIDIVVNLTIPAAHVEVSEAIIAAGKHVWTEKPIGVGREEARRLLEKADAAGLRVGVAPDTVLGPGVQTAKRAIARGDIGRPLFAQTTFQWQGPEVFHPNPAFLYAKGAGPLLDMGPYYVSALVHVFGPVAAVAALGLQGAPTRRVQVGELAGQEFPVEIPSTLSVLMDFENGGQAQSLYSTDSPLLRQGVVEITGTEGTIVIPDPNTFGGPITITRPLTRMFVPPEPIEQEVVEVAQEGILSGRGLGLLDMARSIAAGRSHVATGEFGYHVLDTLLAIEEAAESRTFVPVESTLGEVGAIDASFDPFAATL from the coding sequence ATGGCGATCGGCCAGGGACCCGTCGGCGTCGGCCTCATCGGCGCCGGCAACATCAGCGACCAGTATCTGACGAACCTGACCTCCTTCCCCGACGTGCGGGTCGTCGCCATCGGCGACCTGGTGGAGGAGCGGGCTCGAGCACAGGCCGACCGATACGGGGTGCCGCGGGCGGGCGCGGTCGACGCGGTGCTCGACGACCCCGAGATCGACATCGTCGTGAACCTCACCATCCCCGCCGCGCACGTCGAGGTCTCGGAGGCGATCATCGCCGCGGGCAAGCACGTGTGGACCGAGAAGCCCATCGGAGTCGGCCGTGAGGAGGCGCGGAGGCTGCTGGAGAAGGCGGATGCCGCCGGACTGCGCGTCGGCGTCGCCCCCGACACCGTGCTCGGGCCGGGGGTGCAGACCGCGAAGCGCGCGATCGCGCGGGGCGACATCGGCCGACCGCTCTTCGCCCAGACGACCTTCCAGTGGCAGGGGCCGGAGGTCTTCCACCCCAACCCCGCCTTCCTCTATGCCAAGGGAGCAGGGCCGCTGCTGGACATGGGGCCGTACTACGTGTCGGCGCTCGTGCACGTGTTCGGCCCCGTCGCGGCCGTCGCCGCCCTCGGACTGCAGGGCGCGCCGACGCGCCGGGTGCAGGTCGGCGAGCTCGCGGGGCAGGAGTTCCCCGTCGAGATCCCCTCCACCCTCAGCGTGCTCATGGACTTCGAGAACGGCGGGCAGGCGCAGAGCCTGTACAGCACGGACTCGCCGCTGCTCCGCCAGGGTGTGGTCGAGATCACGGGCACCGAGGGCACGATCGTCATCCCCGACCCGAACACCTTCGGCGGCCCCATCACGATCACGCGTCCCCTCACCCGGATGTTCGTGCCGCCGGAGCCGATCGAGCAGGAGGTCGTCGAGGTCGCCCAGGAGGGCATCCTGTCGGGTCGCGGGCTCGGATTGCTGGACATGGCGCGCTCGATCGCCGCCGGGCGTTCGCACGTGGCCACGGGCGAGTTCGGCTACCACGTGCTCGACACCCTGCTCGCCATCGAAGAGGCTGCGGAGTCCCGCACCTTCGTGCCCGTGGAGAGCACGCTCGGCGAGGTCGGCGCGATCGACGCGTCGTTCGACCCGTTCGCCGCGACGCTGTGA